From the genome of Vicia villosa cultivar HV-30 ecotype Madison, WI linkage group LG2, Vvil1.0, whole genome shotgun sequence, one region includes:
- the LOC131651501 gene encoding uncharacterized protein LOC131651501: protein MPPKPSNPTPKDLEESIQHTNLRLDDLILSNKFLESTMESNNQSITEQLDQMDNNLESRLIASFAELSSLMTQQVSQLFATMTSAAQPPTSAAQPPRSTATGISNSILTPASSENVVISTSFPLLHVPLPVSQPLYHGSSSNHQLSTPPSPPSLSFPQTQPTVQPLRPPFSTYQTSPFLNQPNQPTQQSHLFSPFLQQPTQPQHSARHPKIELSVFDGSNALEWLFQSEQFFGFYNIPIENRLPMAAFYMRGNALGWVIGLPPEAMLNCFISGLIPEIRNEIAIHQPYSISQAVGLAKLIEAKLKDSKTKFIKHPPSGSFPHPPSPTIPKPNTTNPLNPPVPSTPTSTNGSNSTNHFPIRRITAAQREERRAKGLCFNCDEKFIPGHRCAAGKFLLLMIDEDSPSNNENDNEGSETVDDVSHSEETYFQLSPQAISGQLSPKTLKFKGILDGLSVTVLIDTGSTHNILQPRIAQHLKIPTKPIPNFSVMVGNGSQLNCSGICPEVPITLQQHLFFIPFYLLPIEGADVVLGMQWLRTLGPLLADFSIPKISFTYNQKEVTITGEPKTTPSHSSYQQFCHLLHTDSIASIHLLLYHPNNVSPSNPDFTANLTSALDFPQPTLPREIQTVLENHSTIFQTPKGLPPSRMHDHHIPLKPNSTPVNVKPYRYPHSQKEAMTAIISDMLRDGIIKPSNSPYSSPVLLVRKKDGTWRFCVDYRALNAITIRDRFPIPTIDELFDELGSASLFTKIDLRSGYHQIRVTPEDTHKTAFRTFDGHYEFLVMPFGLTNAPSSFQAAMNDLLRPYLRRFVLVFFDDILIYSSCLADHVHHLTLILTLLSTNQFFAKLSKCVFAVSKVDYLGHIISANGVTPDPSKIQAVLDWPRPRSLTTLRGFLGLTGFYRRFVRHYASHAAPLTDLLRFTKFTWSTTADTDFTTLKKKMTETPVLALPDFSKTFILETDASAVAIGAVLSQDNHPLAFFSKKMCNRMQASSVYVREMYAITEAVKKWRQYLIGRHFHIFTDQKSLKNLLVQTIQTPEQQKWASKLQGFSFDIFYKPGKHNQVADALSRKHTEDEALFFSISSPMPLLLEQLQQHYIKEKHGIDLLAKYNSDPSMQALFSFKNNILFYKDKIYLPQIPDIKEAILQEFHATLVAGHSGFKPTLSRIASSFNWPGMHKDVKMKAKVHSNNNFKTESVDDLPTARRFSPDHC from the exons ATGCCTCCTAAACCCTCTAACCCAACCCCCAAAGACCTTGAGGAGTCTATCCAACACACAAACCTCCGTTTGGATGACCTCATCCTCTCCAACAAATTTCTTGAATCAACCATGGAATCAAACAACCAGTCCATTACGGAGCAGCTGGATCAGATGGACAACAATCTTGAATCTCGTCTGATAGCGAGTTTTGCCGAACTCAGCTCCCTCATGACTCAGCAAGTGAGTCAACTTTTTGCCACTATGACATCCGCTGCACAGCCGCCTACATCCGCTGCACAGCCGCCTAGATCTACAGCAACAGGTATTTCTAATAGCATTTTAACACCAGCCAGCTCTGAAAATGTTGTTATTAGTACCTCTTTTCCTCTCTTACATGTACCACTACCTGTTAGCCAACCACTTTATCACGGCAGTTCATCAAACCACCAACTCTCCACACCACCATCACCGCCATCTCTCTCATTTCCCCAAACACAACCCACGGTCCAACCCTTACGCCCTCCTTTTTCAACCTATCAAACCTCACCTTTTCTTAACCAACCTAACCAACCAACCCAACAATCACACCTTTTTTCCCCATTTTTGCAACAACCTACTCAACCCCAACATTCCGCTAGACATCCTAAAATTGAACTCAGCGTGTTTGACGGTTCTAATGCTTTGGAATGGCTGTTCCAATCAGAACAGTTTTTTGGGTTTTATAACATTCCTATTGAAAATAGACTACCCATGGCTGCTTTCTATATGCGCGGAAACGCCCTCGGCTG GGTGATTGGACTACCACCCGAAGCTATGCTGAATTGTTTTATATCCGGGCTGATTCCAGAAATTAGGAATGAAATTGCAATACATCAACCATATTCCATTTCCCAGGCAGTGGGGCTTGCAAAGCTAATAGAAGCCAAACTCAAAGATTCAAAAACAAAATTCATTAAACATCCTCCCAGCGGTTCATTTCCCCACCCACCCTCACCAACAATTCCAAAACCTAACACCACCAACCCTCTCAACCCCCCTGTCCCTTCTACACCAACTAGTACAAATGGAAGCAATTCGACAAATCACTTCCCAATTCGCAGAATAACAGCGGCACAACGCGAAGAGCGTAGAGCTAAAGGACTTTGTTTTAATTGCGATGAGAAGTTTATTCCGGGCCATCGCTGTGCTGCTGGAAAATTCCTCTTACTAATGATTGACGAGGACAGCCCTAGTAACAATGAGAACGACAACGAAGGTTCCGAAACAGTTGATGATGTTAGCCATTCTGAAGAAACATACTTCCAGCTCTCCCCACAAGCCATTAGTGGTCAACTTTCCCCAAAGACTTTGAAATTTAAAGGCATTTTGGATGGGTTAAGTGTCACTGTCCTCATTGATACGGGGAGCACCCATAACATCCTTCAACCACGCATTGCTCAACATCTCAAAATTCCTACAAAACCTATTCCTAACTTTTCGGTCATGGTGGGTAATGGTTCTCAACTTAATTGTTCGGGTATATGCCCTGAAGTGCCTATTACTTTGCaacaacatttattttttatccCCTTCTACTTACTACCTATAGAAGGCGCTGATGTTGTTTTGGGTATGCAATGGCTGCGAACTCTTGGGCCGCTCCTTGCTGACTTTTCCATTCCTAAGATCTCTTTTACATATAACCAGAAGGAAGTCACCATTACTGGTGAACCTAAAACGACCCCATCCCACTCATCCTACCAACAATTCTGCCACTTGCTCCATACAGACTCTATTGCTTCCATACACCTTTTACTATACCATCCTAACAATGTTTCCCCTTCCAACCCCGATTTCACTGCCAATCTCACTTCTGCACTTGACTTCCCTCAACCTACTCTACCTCGTGAAATCCAAACTGTCCTAGAAAACCATTCAACCATTTTTCAAACACCCAAAGGCCTACCCCCTTCCAGAATGCACGACCACCACATACCACTCAAACCAAATTCCACCCCAGTTAATGTAAAACCATACCGATATCCCCACTCACAAAAAGAAGCCATGACCGCAATTATATCAGACATGTTACGAGACGGCATCATTAAACCCAGCAATAGCCCATACTCTTCCCCTGTCTTACTCGTAAGAAAAAAAGATGGAACATGGAGGTTCTGCGTCGATTACCGTGCCCTAAATGCCATAACTATCCGTGACCGTTTTCCCATACCAACCATCGATGAACTCTTTGATGAGTTAGGTTCTGCTTCTTTGTTTACAAAGATTGACCTCAGGTCAGGCTATCACCAAATTAGAGTAACACCAGAAGACACACACAAGACAGCATTTAGAACCTTTGATGGGCACTATGAGTTTTTGGTAATGCCCTTTGGGCTGACTAATGCTCCTAGTTCCTTTCAAGCGGCGATGAATGATCTACTGCGCCCCTACCTACGtcggtttgttttagtttttttcgaCGACATTCTAATTTACAGTTCATGCCTAGCTGATCATGTTCATCATTTGACATTGATTTTAACTTTACTTTCTACTAATCAATTTTTTGCTAAACTGTCAAAATGTGTGTTTGCTGTTTCAAAGGTTGATTATTTAGGTCATATTATCTCAGCTAACGGTGTAACCCCAGATCCATCGAAAATTCAAGCAGTTTTGGACTGGCCAAGGCCACGTTCTCTCACGACACTCAGGGGTTTTTTAGGCCTCACCGGCTTTTATAGACGATTTGTTCGTCACTACGCCTCTCACGCCGCTCCACTCACCGATTTGTTACGTTTCACTAAATTTACATGGAGTACAACAGCAGATACAGATTTTACAACATTAAAGAAAAAAATGACTGAAACTCCCGTGCTCGCCCTTCCTGATTTCTCAAAGACCTTCATTCTGGAAACTGATGCTTCAGCAGTGGCTATCGGAGCAGTCCTTTCTCAAGACAACCATCCCTTGGCGTTCTTCAGTAAGAAAATGTGTAACAGAATGCAAGCTTCTTCAGTTTATGTCCGGGAGATGTATGCAATTACGGAAGCTGTTAAAAAATGGCGTCAGTACTTAATCGGCCGACATTTTCATATATTCACTGACCAAAAGAGTTTGAAAAATTTATTGGTCCAGACAATACAAACTCCAGAACAACAAAAGTGGGCTTCAAAATTACAAGGTTTCAGTTTTGATATTTTCTACAAACCTGGCAAGCACAATCAGGTTGCCGATGCCCTCAGCCGCAAACACACAGAAGACGAAGCCTTGTTTTTCTCCATCTCGTCCCCTATGCCCTTGTTACTCGAACAACTTCAACAGCACTACATCAAAGAGAAACATGGTATCGACCTATTAGCCAAATACAACTCAGATCCGAGTATGCAAGCACTATTCAGCTTTAAGAACAACATCCTATTCTACAAAGATAAAATCTACTTACCACAGATTCCAGACATCAAGGAAGCAATCCTGCAAGAATTCCACGCCACTCTAGTCGCCGGACATTCAGGGTTCAAACCAACTCTTTCTCGAATTGCATCATCATTCAATTGGCCTGGTATGCACAAGGATGTTAAAAT GAAAGCTAAAGTTCACAGCAACAATAATTTTAAGACCGAGAGTGTAGatgacttacctacggcgaggagattTTCGCCGGATCATTGTTGA